The region ATCAATTCGTATGTAAGTTGTGctttcaaaagaaatttagtTTGGTTATACTGATTAGTCAATAATTGGCTTCTacgtttatattataaaatattaattttaattatatttaaatttatctattaatcaatatatatatatttttataaatctaGAAATGGTAAAAAGTTTTACGTTGTGAACCATAGATGGTACCTCTATAGAGAATGTTTAAAGTGTGCTTGTGTGTACATGTGTCTTGTTGTAGGATGGCATGTGTTTACATGTGTCATTTAAGCAAtcggaagggaaaaaaatagaataaacaCGTGAGCATATATAGGTTCATGGAATTAATCATGCATACGCCATCTGAATTTGTCACATGCTGAAATCATACTGACATCGTATCACAGCTGAGCTGTATCACCCGTCTATAAATACCATGCAAGGCAGCATGCATAGCCACTCAGCAGCTAGTTGCAGATAGAGCTAGCAATTTAGAGAGATTAGCAACAAGAgagaacaaattaatttaattaagatGTCACCGACACCTCCATCTTTCTCCAATGAAAACGATGACCAGGCACAGAGAAAGGCCAATACCTTCCATCCTAGCCTCTGGGGCAATTTCTTCCTCAATTACCAGCCACCATCTGCGCCTAAGGTTTCTTACCTTGAGAAATTTAtacattcatatttatttattgttacatTTATACTGTATTTGCACTAATTATAGCATCATAGAAAATTATTAGTAGAGAAGTGCATATATACTCAGGGGCGGAGCTGCTTCTATCAAGGGGGCTCCACCCCTAGCCTTCGGGAAAAATTTAGCTAGAGTTTATTagttttcaatatatatatgcattatcTCAATCTAAGTTTAGACACCCATAGCAGTCTAAACCTAGTTCAAAGcattgaaaaacaaatgagTTGCACCCCTCTATTTCACTCTAGTTTCGCCCCTGTGCCCCTGTATATACTAGAGATTAATTGtgtatttgtgtgtgtgtatctATATATGTCTCGTTAATTATATGGTTGGCACTTGTGTattccttaattaatttgcagcAAGCTTACATGAAAGCAAGGGCTGAAGTGCTGAAAGAAGAGGTTAGGAAGATATTAAAGGGCTCAAATGGAGTACCAGAGATACTAGATCTTGTGATCACGCTGCAGCGGCTTGGATTGGATAGCTTCTATGAGAATGAGATCGATGAGCTTCTCTCCATTGTTTACAACACCGACTACGATGATAAAGATTTAAACCTAGTTTCTCTTAGGTTTTATCTTCTACGGAAGAATGGCTACGATGTGTCAtctggtaattaattaaggcaTTTCTTATGGCAAGGATTAATTTTGATTGTCCAAAGAAACAATAGCTAACCAACAATTTTGATATGCAACAGTATGCATCGCAAACATCACCATAATTAAACTGTAATACATCACaacttttgatatttttttacttgccCTGTTCCAAAACCATAAGAAGTATTACTAGTAAAATAATATAGTTTGCATATAAtgaagtttatatattttgacatCCCAGGCATGTGGTAGAATTAGTGCTGCAATTAATCGAAGTATTTTAAACAAATCATCTCAGCAACacactacatatatattttttaggtcACAGGAATTGAATTGAAGTACCTGTCGTAAAGcatcatttaattaatattcatatCTATCCAAGCATGTAGTAGCTTATATTCTATATCCATATATACTTTGgaaatatgtaattaatattcatgttATTAAgagaatttattatttattatttgatcaCCCTTGCAGACATATTTCTACCGTTTAAACACAAAGAAGGGAATTTCATTGCAGATGACATAAGAAGCCTTTTGAACTTATACAATGCAGCATATCTAAGGACTCATGGAGAAAAAGTACTTGATGAAGCAGTTGTTTTCACTAATAGTCGCCTTAGATCTGAATTGGAGCATTTGAAATCTCCATTAGCAAATGAAGTATCTCTTGCCCTTGAAACACCCCTATTCCGGAGGGTTCGAATATTAGAAACACGAAACTATATCCCTATTTATAAAAGGAATACTACACGAAATGAAACCATATTAGAATTCGCAGAGTTGAACTTCAATCTCCTTCAACTTATTTATTGCGAGGAGATAAAAAATCTCACACAGTAAGTTATTTTAAAGtgcataattaaattttaaactgttCTTGCATTTCCTCCAATTAATATCAATAATGTTTACATTTGTGCATAATACAGATGGTGGAAAGAGCTTAATGTTGAATCTAACTTAAGCTTCATTAGAGATAGAATAGTGgaaatgcatttttggatGGTAGGAGCATGCTCAGAGGCCCATTATTCTCTTTCAAGGATTATACTTACAAAGATGACAGCTTTTATCACCATATTGGATGATATATTTGACACATATGCTACAACTGATGAGAGTATGATGCTCGCTGAAGCCATATACATGTAAGCCTTTACAATCTGTGGTAATATTAATCGTAGCTTTTACAATGTGTGGCAAAATTTGCAGTTGCATTAATTCAGCATCTATTTCATGATATGCTGAACATCAagaattaatcaattattgtTGTAAGAAAATTAGCAGAGAAAGGAGCAGAGgatttttaaatattgacAATTTTCTCAGCATattgtattaaaataaaatttcttctAGCTCTCACTAATCGAGCAAAAGTGTTTGGATTAAGTATTCTCCTGTATAATTAACCAATGACCaagtgaaattatttttttctagaagtATGGAAACATTTGATCTGTTTTTCCCTTTACTGTATGGGTTACTTAATGACAATTACATATTGAGGGTAATGAAACAATAGTAAAAGCTtacaatatataaatcattCATTGCATTGGAAAGCCAACGTTACATGGTAAAATCCAAAGTAATTATCCCACAGCaaacattcaaatattaaattcTGAATGCATTATCTAGGCATAAACTTGACAATTTGGCCATCTCCTACTTGTACTTTTGCAACCATCATGAATATCTCTTTGAATCTACATCGTACCAAAAATTGCACTTTTGAGCTAGGGTTCCTACAGCACGCACTTTTGGTAGATTTGAAATATGGAATGATAGCAGATTGCAAAATACAGGTGTAACGAAACTGCAATAGAGCTACTTCCAAAATACATGAAGGACTTCTACTTATATTATATGAAGACATTTGATTCATTTGAGGATGAACTAGGACCAACAAAAAATTATCGAGTGTCTTATATCAAAGAGCTGGTAAGCCTTCTATCTTGTCAAACTATCTATCGGCTAAATATGTACACctttatatttgtacaaatataCTTCTGTTgtgttaattttaaaaatgttgcTATGATGGGTTCTAAAcaccaaaataaatactaaatatGTACTCAGATATTCTTGTATTATTATCTTAACTAGCCTGTtaccgccccccccccctcgcccccccccccccactttGTGCAGAGtgaaccaaattttaaaactaaaaatggattttaatataattcatGTTTCTATGTTCATAAATGAGATAATGCCCTACTCCTCCTTGATTCTAGGTTGATTGGCTAGAACCTCATGAAAGGCTCCACAATGAGTAAAATGTGTGAATATGCCAAACCGTGGTCCTCGAGCCCTACCTCCTCTTATATACTGGGGGGTGGGGTTACAAGAGATAAATATCTAACCGAGTATGACTAAGTAACTACCATATCCAAATCAACTGTGTCCGACTAGTTATAGAAACCTGAACATATAAAACTAAGCCCTACCATATATCTAGTCAAATATATCTTAACATGTTTTAATTCTTGAAACACCCCTAATGCGGGTATCCCTCAGATTGTATTTTGAATGCAACTATATCGATCAATTTATGTTTTGTAATTTAGACGTAATATGCATGTTCCAAAGATGCATACACGTCTATTTTTATGTTGTTAATGTGACAACTTCTAAATCTCTAGGGTGAATGCGTTGGCTTagctttgatttttcttagtAATATAATAGATTGTACTATAGTGTTATATCTTTCAATACTAtcaaatactccatccatttgtTAAATAGATGACGTCGTTGACATTTCACatgaccattcatcttttttaaaaaaataattatgtaaatatacaaaaaaatataagtcattcTTAAAATTCATTTGatgataaatcaaatcacaacaaaCTAAATGATGCTCTGTACCTTTTCTTGATAATAGGAGGGAGTATCATTTGTTaattgtgttatatatatcGACTTCAATGATTGTCATCCtacatataaaaagaaaataacatagAAATTATGGCAAACCACTTTACTTTGACCTTTCTAATCATTGAATTGTTTTTTGGTTAGTTGATAATTCTTCAGAattatgtgtatatattgGATGAATTTACACATTTTACATCTTTAATGCAGTTTAATGGGTTAGTTCAAGGATACACTAAGGAGATAAAATGGCGTGATGATAATTACACTCCAAAAACAATAGATGAACACCTGGAACTTTCTAGAACGACAGTTGGTGCCTACCAACTAGCATGTGCTTCTTTTGTTGGTATGGGTGACTTTATAACAAAGGGATCTCTTGATTGGCTTTTGACATATCCTGACCTTCTTAAATCTTATACCACATGTATACGGCTCTCAAATGACATGGCATCAACAAAGgttattttctatttctcttattttacgtaatatatttatacatgcatCATGTAACCATTTCATGTCAAGTGCTACCAATCTCAACATCAATTATGAAAAGCTGAAACATGATGTTGTGGAATGTTTCAGCGTGAACAAATAGGAGATCACTATGCTTCTACTATTCAATGTTATATGCTACAGCATGATGCAACCGTTCATGAAACATGCATTGGAATAAGGGAGCTAATAGAAGATTCATGGAAGGATATGATGAAAGAATACCTTACACC is a window of Oryza brachyantha chromosome 8, ObraRS2, whole genome shotgun sequence DNA encoding:
- the LOC102702029 gene encoding beta-sesquiphellandrene synthase-like — translated: MSPTPPSFSNENDDQAQRKANTFHPSLWGNFFLNYQPPSAPKQAYMKARAEVLKEEVRKILKGSNGVPEILDLVITLQRLGLDSFYENEIDELLSIVYNTDYDDKDLNLVSLRFYLLRKNGYDVSSDIFLPFKHKEGNFIADDIRSLLNLYNAAYLRTHGEKVLDEAVVFTNSRLRSELEHLKSPLANEVSLALETPLFRRVRILETRNYIPIYKRNTTRNETILEFAELNFNLLQLIYCEEIKNLTQWWKELNVESNLSFIRDRIVEMHFWMVGACSEAHYSLSRIILTKMTAFITILDDIFDTYATTDESMMLAEAIYMCNETAIELLPKYMKDFYLYYMKTFDSFEDELGPTKNYRVSYIKELFNGLVQGYTKEIKWRDDNYTPKTIDEHLELSRTTVGAYQLACASFVGMGDFITKGSLDWLLTYPDLLKSYTTCIRLSNDMASTKREQIGDHYASTIQCYMLQHDATVHETCIGIRELIEDSWKDMMKEYLTPTQQPKVVARTIIDFARTGDYMYKQNDAFTCSHTIKDMIASLYVEPI